The Pecten maximus chromosome 6, xPecMax1.1, whole genome shotgun sequence DNA window CAAGTGACGGACTATTACCATTTCTATCTAACCTCGAATTAACTGAATTTCAAATTTAGAAAAGACACACTCGCTTAAGTTGGTTTCTTTCTTAGATtagaaaaacattattttataccCCTTTATGTATGATGactatgatatttttttctatcagACCCATGCCAGACGTACGATGATTTCCTCGCCGACTACAAACGATCGCCCTCACACACAGAATCCGAGTATGATAATGCAGAATGTGACGCGACACTCACTGAGAAATGGTACCGTATAGATGGGGCTGCTGGGACAGACCTCACAAACGACAGCGGGCTGCTTCAAAACTATGTTTGTGGCACGGTCTATCAAATGTGGATGAATGGTGAGATGTGTTCCgcagaattatatatatttcacgagaCCTCTAGGTAATGTCCTGTAAATTCAGTCACAAAGCCGTGGTAAGTTAGTGTTAATTCTTTACGATGTTTTTGATTAGTTgctttatattataataatttcGTCACACCCACGCGATTAACGTAACAGCCTTAGATCACCCATTGTATGCAATGCCGATGGCTAAATTGTAATGGTAATATGGCAATGAAGTAGTTCACTAAAacgatatatgtatattaaatgtaaactttatgtaGAACAAGGTGTACAAAGAAACAAagcaaaaatacaataataccTGTAATACATCAATCCACTCGGCAATGATTTTACAGATGTAGGTCATGAAATCTTTTCTCGACAGGAGCTGAACTTcaggtttacctgtacatgtgaaaaatgttatttctttaATCTGTTTTCATAAAAGTATAAGGAACAATACacaacatatttaaaataataGTAAGCATAGGTACCATAACATGTTATCCTGATGTAGGCAACATCCCGGAGGAGTCGGAGGGAATCGTAGACAGACAAATCTGCCTGAGAACAGTGTTCTCGACCTGCCAGTATTCCTTTACAATACAAGTAAAGAACTGCTGCTCCTTTAGAGTGTACTACTTAAAGAGTGCTGGTGGTTGTCCACGTGCATATTGTGTTAGTGGTGAGTGTGCAATTACCGATAATTGTATCAGTGTGTGATGGAATCAAGTAATTAATATCATTCTGTAAAACCGTATTAACAAGTAACTAAATATGTATATCTTTATAGCAACAACAGGAAAATCCATGCACAAGAGTTTTCGAAAAGTTTAAGTTGTGTTTTGAAACTTAATGCTTTCCAAATATTACGTGATTACTGAGTTTGTTAATCTGAAATGATGTCAATATATCCTTGCAGTCGATGAAGgcttcaccaaatatttcaaaccATGCCTTTTATCTTTTAACAGACACCAATGTTACTTCATCTGATGAATGTCCTAATGTCACAACATCTACTGAAACCATGGCAACTGACACAACTTCAGCAGCAACTACGAAAACAATAACTGACACAACGCTGGCAGCAACAACGAAAACAATAACTGACACAACTTCAGCAACAACAACGAAAACAATAACTGACACAACGTCAGTATCAGCCACATCAACCGACGGTCCAATAACGCAGGCCGAGACTTCAACGACCAGCAGTACCGGTAAATACCaatgataatgtttatatatatagtaatgatAACCTTTAGACATATCGTAATGATAACGTTTATATATGTAGTAATGAAAACGTTTAAATATACAGTAATGATAacgtttatatatgtattaatgataacgtttatatacagtatgcATTAATGAtaacgtttatatatatagttataacgTTTAGATATGTAGTAATGAtaacgtttatatatatatagtaatcataacgtttatttaagcattgatgtcatttttattttaggTTCATCGGGGTAttcaaactgtatgaatccgcgtagcggattcttacagcagtttgcaaacaaaatttgtttcataccccgatgaaacttaaaaataattgacatcaacgcttataattaatttttgaaaatgattttttaatttaaaacatgttttatgtacaattttactggttttaaatgggattgtttttctcaaatcaatacgcaacgtcaattgtcgtattgtgacgtcacattttcgcgccattctcggaatttctttcatagaaatgaaaagaatttttcgaccaatcacatttgagtatttaccatgaaaacaaagaaaattaattatatataaatatagtaatcataacgtttatatatatagtaatcatTACGTTTATAACGTAATGCTaacctttatatatatcttaatgatAACGTTTAGATATGTAGAAATGATAACGTTTATTTAGGTAGTAATGATAACGTTTATTTAGGTAGTAATGACTGGTAATGAtgtttatttaataatatattatatattatcgttTGTATATAGGAATGTTGGCGCGGTAACACGaataacaaattgataatttaACACTATGCCTATATTATTATGAACAAGTACCTGTAAACTGAACGAGGAATCTAACGCCAGAAGGTGATGGCTACATCGAATCgaaaaatatattaaagtaATCAACTCGGGAAATAAGATTTTAGCTCATGGAAGTAAACACAAGTCTGTCCTCGTTGAACAGTTATATACATTTAGAGGTTCCAAAACAAGTGACGGACTATTACCATTTCTATCTAACCTCGAATTAACTGAATTTCAAATTTAGAAAAGACACACTCGCTTAAGTTGGTTTCTTTCTTAGATtagaaaaacattattttataccCCTTTATGTATGATGactatgatatttttttctatcagACCCATGCCAGACGTACGAGGATTTCCTCGCCGACTACAAACGATCGCCCTCACACACAGAATCCGAGTATGATAATGCAGAATGTGACGCGACACTCACTGAGAAATGGTACCGTATAGATGGGGCTGCTGGGACAGACCTCACAAACGACAGCGGGCTGCTTCAAAACTATGTTTGTGGCACGGTCTATCAAATGTGGATGAATGGTGAGATGTGTTCCgcagaattatatatatttcacgagaCCTCTAGGTAATGTCCTGTAAATTCAGTCACAAAGCCGTGGTAAGTTAGTGTTAATTCTTTACGATGTTTTTGATTAGTTGctttatattacaataatttCGTCACACCCACGCGATTAACGTAACAGCCTTAGATCACCCATTGTATACAATGCCGATGGCTAAATTGTAATGGTAATATGGCAATGAAGTAGTTCACTAAAacgatatatgtatattaaatgtaaactttatgtaGAACAAGGTGTACAAAGAAACAAagcaaaaatacaataatactTGTAATACATCAATCCACTCGGCAATGATTTTACAGATGTAGGTCATGAAATCTTTTCTCGACAGGAGCTGAACTTcaggtttacctgtacatgtgaaaaatattatttctttaATCTGTTTTCATAAAAGTATAAGGAACAATACAcaacatatttgaaataatagTAAGCATAGGTACCATAACATGTTATCCTGATGTAGGCAACATCCCGGAGGAGTCGGAGGGAATCGTAGACAGACAAATCTGCCTGAGAACAGTGTTCTCGACCTGCCAGTATTCCTTTACAATACAAGTAAAGAACTGTTGCTCCTTTAGAGTGTACTACCTAAAGAGTGCTGGTGGTTGTCCACATGCATATTGTGTTAGTGGTGAGTGTGCAATTACCGATAATTGTATCAGTGTGTGATGGAATCAAGTAATTAATATCATTCTGTAAAACGGTATTAACAAGTAACTAAATATGTATATCTTTATAGCAACAACAGGAAAATCCATGCACAAGAGTTTTCGAAAAGTTTAAGTTGTGTTTTGAAACTTAATGCTTTCCAAATATTACGTGATTACTGAGTTTGTTAATCTGAAATGATGTCAATATATCCTTGCAGTCGATGAAGgcttcaccaaatatttcaaaccATGCCTTTTATCTTTTAACAGACACCAATGTTACTTCATCTGATGAATGTCCTAATGTCACAACATCTACTGAAACCATGGCAACTGACACAACTTCAGCAGCAACTACGAAAACAATAACTGACACAACGCTGGCAGCAACAACGAAAACAATAACTGACACAACTTCAGCAACAACAACGAAAACAATAACTGACACAACGTCAGTATCAGCCACATCAACCGACGGTCCAATAACGCAGGCCGAGACTTCAACGACCAGCAGTACCGGTAAATACCaatgataatgtttatatatatagtaatgatAACCTTTAGACATATCGTAATGATAACGTTTATATATGTAGTAATGAAAACGTTTAAATATACAGTAATGATAacgtttatatatgtattaattataacgtttatatacagtatgcATTAATGAtaacgtttatatatatagtaataacgTTTAGATATGTAGTAATGAtaacgtttatatatatatagtaatcataacgtttatttaagcattgatgtcatttttattttaggTTCATCGGGGTAttcaaactgtatgaatccgcgtagcggattcttacagcagtttgcaaacaaaatttgtttcataccccgatgaaacttaaaaataattgacatcaacgcttataattaatttttgaaaatgattttttaatttaaaacatgttttatgtacaattttactggttttaaatgggattgtttttctcaaatcaatacgcaacgtcaattgtcgtattgtgacgtcacattttcgcgccattctcggaatttctttcatagaaatgaaaagaatttttcgaccaatcacatttgagtatttaccatgaaaacaaagaaaattaattatatatatatatagtaatcataacgtttatatatatagtaatcatTACGTTTATAACGTAATGCTaacctttatatatatcttaatgatAACGTTTAGATATGTAGAAATGATAACGTTTATTTAGGTAGTAATGATAACGTTTATTTAGGTAGTAATGACTGGCTATGAtgtttatttaataatatattatatattatcgttTGTATATAGGAATGTTGGCGCGGTAACACGaataacaaattgataatttaACACTATGCCTATATTATTATGAACAAGTACCTGTAAACTGAACGAGGAATCTAACGCCAGAAGGTGATGGCTACATCGAATCgaaaaatatattaaagtaATCAACTCGGGAAATAAGATTTTAGCTCATGGAAGTAAACACAAGTCTGTCCTCGTTGAACAGTTATATACATTTAGAGGTTCCCAAACAAGTGACGGACTATTACCATTTCTATCTAACCTCGAATTAACTGAATTTCAAATTTAGAAAAGACACACTCGCTTAAGTTGGTTTCTTTCTTAGATtagaaaaacattattttataccCCTTTATGTATGATGactatgatatttttttctatcagACCCATGCCAGACGTACGAGGATTTCCTCGCCGACTACAAACGATCGCCCTCACACACAGAATCCGAGTATGATAATGCAGAATGTGACGCGACACTCACTGAGAAATGGTACCGTATAGATGGGGCTGCTGGGACAGACCTCACAAACGACAGCGGGCTGCTTCAAAACTATGTTTGTGGCACGGTCTATCAAATGTGGATGAATGGTGAGATGTGTTCCgcagaattatatatatttcacgagaCCTCTAGGTAATGTCCTGTAAATTCAGTCACAAAGCCGTGGTAAGTTAGTGTTAATTCTTTACGATGTTTTTGATTAGTTgctttatattataataatttcGTCACACCCACGCGATTAACGTAACAGCCTTAGATCACCCATTGTATGCAATGCCGATGGCTAAATTGTAATGGTAATATGGCAATGAAGTAGTTCACTAAAacgatatatgtatattaaatgtaaactttatgtaGAACAAGGTGTACAAAGAAACAAagcaaaaatacaataataccTGTAATACATCAATCCACTCGGCAATGATTTTACAGATGTAGGTCATGAAATCTTTTCTCGACAGGAGCTGAACTTcaggtttacctgtacatgtgaaaaatgttatttctttaATCTGTTTTCATAAAAGTATAAGGAACAATACacaacatatttaaaataataGTAAGCATAGGTACCATAACATGTTATCCTGATGTAGGCAACATCCCGGAGGAGTCGGAGGGAATCGTAGACAGACAAATCTGCCTGAGAACAGTGTTCTCGACCTGCCAGTATTCCTTTACAATACAAGTAAAGAACTGCTGCTCCTTTAGAGTATACTACTTAAAGAGTGCTGGTGGTTGTCCACATGCATATTGTGTTAGTGGTGAGTGTGCAATTACCGATAATTGTATCAGTGTGTGATGGAATCAAGTAATTGATATCATTCTGTAAAACGGTATTAACAAGTAACTAAATATGTATATCTTTATAGCAACAACAGGAAAATCCATGCACAAGAGTTTTCGAAAAGTTTAAGTTGTGTTTTGAAACTTAATGCTTTCCAAATATTACGTGATTACTGAGTTTGTTAATCTGAAATGATGTCAATATATCCTTGCAGTCGATGAAGgcttcaccaaatatttcaaaccATGCCTTTTATCTTTTAGCAGACACCAATGTTACTACATCTGATGAATGTCCTAATGTCACTTCTGACACAACATCTACTGAAACCATGGCAACTGACACAACTTCAGCAGCAACTACGAAAACAATAACTGACACAACGCTGGCAGCAACAACGAAAACAATAACTTACACAACTTCAGCAACAACAACGAAAACAATAACTGACACAACGTCAGCATCAGCCACATCAACCGACGGTCCAATAACGCAGGCAGAGACTTCAACGACCAGCAGTACCGGTAAATACCAAtgataatgtttataaaatagTAATGATAACCTTTATATATGTAGTAATGAtaacgtttatatatatagtaatgataacgtttatatatgtattaatgataacgtttatatatatagtaatcataacgtttatatatatagtaatcataacgtttatatatgtagtaatgataacgtttatatatatagtaatcatAACGTTTatataagcattgatgtcatttttattttaggTTCATCGGGGTAttcaaactgtatgaatccgcgtagcggattcttacagcagtttgcaaacaaaatttgtttcataccccgatgaaacttaaaaataattgacatcaacgcttataattaatttttgaaaatgattttttaatttaaaacatgttttatgtacaattttactggttttaaatgggattgtttttctcaaatcaatacgcaacgtcaattgtcgtattgtgacgtcacattttcgcgccattctcggaatttctttcatagaaatgaaaagaatttttcgaccaatcacatttgagtatttaccatgaaaacaaagaaaattaattatatataaatatagtaatcataacgtttatatatatagtaatcatTACGTTTATAACGTAATGCTaacctttatatatatcttaatgatAACGTTTAGATATGTAGAAATGATAACGTTTATTTAGGTAGTAATGATAACGTTTATTTAGGTAGTAATGACTGGTAatgatgtttatttgatattctgACTGGTTATGATGTTTATTAAATACTCTGACTGGTAATGATGTTTATTTGATACTGTGACTGGTTATGATGTTTATTTGATACTGTGACGGGTTATGATGTTTATTTGATACTGTGACTGGTTATGATGTTTATTTGATACTGTGACTGGTAATGATGTGTATTTGATATTCTGACTGGTAATGATGTTTATTTGATACTGTGACTGGTAATGATGTTTATTTGATACTCTGACTGGTTATGATTCTTATTTGATACTGTGACTGGTTATGATGTTTATTTGATACTGTGACTGGTAATGATGTTTATTTGATACTCTGACTGGTTATGATGTTTATTTGATACTCTGACTGGTTATGATGTTTATTTGATACTGTGACTGGTTATGATGTTTATTTGATACTGTGACTGGTTATGATGTTTATTTGATACTGTGACTGGTAATGATGTTTATTTGATACTGTGACTGGTTATGATGTTTATTTGATACTGTGACTGGTTATGATGTTTATTTGATACAGTGACTGGTTATGATGTTTATTTGATACTCTGACTGGTTATGATGTTTATTTGATACTGTGACTGGTAatgatgtttatttgatattctgACTGGTAatgatgtttatttgatattctgACTGGTAATGATGTGTATTTGATACTGTGACTGGTTATGATGTTTATTTGATACTGTGACTGGTTATGATGTTTATTTGATACTCTGACTGGTTATGATGTTTATTTGATACTGTGACTGGTAATGATGTTTATTTGATACTGTGACTGGTTATGATGTTTATTTGATACTGTGACTGGTTATGATGTTTATTTGATACTGTGACTGGTTATGATGTTTATTTGATACTCTGACTGGTAATGATGTTTATTTGATACTCTGACTGGTTATGATGTTTATTTGATACTGTGACTGGTAATGATGTTTATTTGATACTGTGACTGGTAATGATGTTTATTTGATACTGTGACTGGTTATGATGTTTATTTGATACTCTGACTGGTTATGATGTTTATTTGATACTGTGACTGGTTATGATGTTTATTTGATACTGTGACTGGTAATGATGTTTATTTGATACTGTGACTGGTTATGATGTTTATTTGATACTGTGACTGGTTATGATGTTTATTTGATACTGTGACTGGTAATGATGTTTATTTGATACTGTGACTGGTTATGATGTTTATTTGATACTCTGACTGGTTATGATGTTTATTTGATACTGTGACTGGTTATGATGTTGATTTGATACTGTGACTGGTTATGATGTTTATTTGATACTGTGACTGGTAATGATGTTTATTTGATACTGTGACTGGTAATGATGTTTATTTGATACTGTGACTGGTAATGATGTTTATTTGATACTGTGACTGGTAATGATGTTTATTTGATACTCTGACTGGTTATGATATTATTATTCAATACCCCTTTATTTGTTAtgactttgatattttttctatcaGACCCATGCCAGACGTACGAGAATTTCCTCGCCGACTACAAACGATCGCCCTCACACACAGAATCCGAGTATGATAATGCGGAATGTGACGCGACACTCACTGAGAAATGGTACCGTATAGATGGGGATGCTGGGACAGACCTGACAAACGACAGCGGGCTGCTTCAAAACTATGTTTGTGGCACGGTCTATCAAATGTGGATGAATGGTGAGATGTGAACCTCAGAAACATAtcgtttattatatatatgtatcaaatcaCCTATATAGAAATGAAACCTTGCTAAGTAAGTAATCATTGAAATAAACACCCCAACCAACCACCACctcgcccctccccaccaccaccaccacaaaaaaaaacaaaaaaaaaaacctggttATTACGCGTGTTTCGTAAGGGACAagagatatgtacatgtacatattttaatatgattGTCATTTCTTTatgatgttgaaatatattatgTGAAACTATGACTTGTTGAAAAAATTCAAACGGGTGTGTCTCTGAACGCCAGCAGTTTGAATTTACTTGtagtttgttttgatattgataatggTCTTTTTTAGACTTAATGCAAACAGGTAAATACTTACCTGTAGGTAAAACTAAGGATTAAAAAATAACACAGCATCTTTTCATATGTATATCTAAAATATGTTAATCTAGGGAATACGATGTGTTAACAATACTGTACAATTACATCCTATTTGATCTTACAGGCAACATCCCGGAGGAGTCAGAGGGAATCGTAGACAGACAAATCTGCCTGAGAACAGTGTTCTCGACCTGCCACTATTCCTTTACAATACAAGTAAAGAACTGCTGCTCCTTTAGAGTATACTACTTAAAGAGTGCTGGTGGTTGTCCACATGCATATTGTGTTAGTGGTGAGTGTGCAATTACCGATAACTGCATaacattatcaaaataataaacatgttGCTTAGTAGtttttatctatataacagCATGCAGATATAAGAAAACGTGGCGAATCTCTACCATATACGAGTATGCAATGTATGTGTTGAATGGACCACCAACGCCTGACCATTCGGTGGGCTTAGTTATCTTTGCATAACACTTCTACATCCTAATACCTATCTTTAATAATGTGTCctttatattttgaaagatGTCAATTTGACTTCACTGGGTGTCTGTCCAAATACTGACACGACAGCTGAAACAACGTCAGTAAGAGCAACATCAACGGATGGTCCAATAACTCTTACCGGCGGTTCAACGACAACACGCAGCAATGAAAACGGTACTAAcacaatattttgtaaaaaggGCTACTCGcacggatatatatatatcgtacatcAGAAACAgataaataacaatatcaacGATTGATTAATGTGTTCGCGATTAGGTGTTGTTTTTATCGAAATCTTTGAAATCGTATAAGCACTTTCACTCTTAAACAATATGTATGTTGATTTTGAATTAAGGTGCTGAATATACAGTCATAAAGAAGGATAAGACAATACTCATTGTTGTGCTTGTGACTTTAGTAGTGGTTTTGATGGCAGTTTTTATTGGGTAAGTATAGATGTACCGATGTTCTTCTGTTACGTCCCATTCTTTCCTTAATTCAAGGTAGGTCTATTTAACCTTATTGACGAGATGGTAGTTTTAATTGAAAATGTGCTAACAGGCTAAAATGAGCAACAAGTGCAAATAAAGGTTTAGCATGATACTCAAATCGACAAAATGCAACCGGTTGAAATCTGTgttcaatgtaaatatttattaagataAGTTTGCCGCATTGTTCTTTAAGTAGagtttgttttacatttcaatatatgtatactttTTTCTTTGATGCAGAGTTTGCAAACATGCTTCCAAGAAATTTAAGAATAAGCGTAGTGTGTCCACTATTTCCCTGATGTCGTGGTTCAGTGAACCCACCATCGAAACACCCACACCTCCAGCAAATACGACAGAGGACCATGCTCTTCAAATGTATCGAATCACAGAAAAGGGGGGAGTGTCAGAAAATGCAATAGGACAAAATGTTCCCGGAGAGGCAGTTGAAGAGGATTTTGCTTCGTAATTTTTACAATGGGGATAACATTTTTACTAGGTGGACTATTATTTTAT harbors:
- the LOC117328866 gene encoding mucin-5AC-like isoform X3: MILLCLLLFICYVTSSSTDPCQTYDDFLADYKRSPSHTESEYDNAECDATLTEKWYRIDGAAGTDLTNDSGLLQNYVCGTVYQMWMNGNIPEESEGIVDRQICLRTVFSTCQYSFTIQVKNCCSFRVYYLKSAGGCPRAYCVSDTNVTSSDECPNVTTSTETMATDTTSAATTKTITDTTLAATTKTITDTTSATTTKTITDTTSVSATSTDGPITQAETSTTSSTDPCQTYEDFLADYKRSPSHTESEYDNAECDATLTEKWYRIDGAAGTDLTNDSGLLQNYVCGTVYQMWMNGNIPEESEGIVDRQICLRTVFSTCQYSFTIQVKNCCSFRVYYLKSAGGCPHAYCVSDTNVTSSDECPNVTTSTETMATDTTSAATTKTITDTTLAATTKTITDTTSATTTKTITDTTSVSATSTDGPITQAETSTTSSTDPCQTYEDFLADYKRSPSHTESEYDNAECDATLTEKWYRIDGAAGTDLTNDSGLLQNYVCGTVYQMWMNGNIPEESEGIVDRQICLRTVFSTCQYSFTIQVKNCCSFRVYYLKSAGGCPHAYCVSADTNVTTSDECPNVTSDTTSTETMATDTTSAATTKTITDTTLAATTKTITYTTSATTTKTITDTTSASATSTDGPITQAETSTTSSTGAEYTVIKKDKTILIVVLVTLVVVLMAVFIGVCKHASKKFKNKRSVSTISLMSWFSEPTIETPTPPANTTEDHALQMYRITEKGGVSENAIGQNVPGEAVEEDFAS
- the LOC117328866 gene encoding mucin-5AC-like isoform X1; the protein is MILLCLLLFICYVTSSSTDPCQTYDDFLADYKRSPSHTESEYDNAECDATLTEKWYRIDGAAGTDLTNDSGLLQNYVCGTVYQMWMNGNIPEESEGIVDRQICLRTVFSTCQYSFTIQVKNCCSFRVYYLKSAGGCPRAYCVSDTNVTSSDECPNVTTSTETMATDTTSAATTKTITDTTLAATTKTITDTTSATTTKTITDTTSVSATSTDGPITQAETSTTSSTDPCQTYEDFLADYKRSPSHTESEYDNAECDATLTEKWYRIDGAAGTDLTNDSGLLQNYVCGTVYQMWMNGNIPEESEGIVDRQICLRTVFSTCQYSFTIQVKNCCSFRVYYLKSAGGCPHAYCVSDTNVTSSDECPNVTTSTETMATDTTSAATTKTITDTTLAATTKTITDTTSATTTKTITDTTSVSATSTDGPITQAETSTTSSTDPCQTYEDFLADYKRSPSHTESEYDNAECDATLTEKWYRIDGAAGTDLTNDSGLLQNYVCGTVYQMWMNGNIPEESEGIVDRQICLRTVFSTCQYSFTIQVKNCCSFRVYYLKSAGGCPHAYCVSADTNVTTSDECPNVTSDTTSTETMATDTTSAATTKTITDTTLAATTKTITYTTSATTTKTITDTTSASATSTDGPITQAETSTTSSTDPCQTYENFLADYKRSPSHTESEYDNAECDATLTEKWYRIDGDAGTDLTNDSGLLQNYVCGTVYQMWMNGNIPEESEGIVDRQICLRTVFSTCHYSFTIQVKNCCSFRVYYLKSAGGCPHAYCVSDVNLTSLGVCPNTDTTAETTSVRATSTDGPITLTGGSTTTRSNENGAEYTVIKKDKTILIVVLVTLVVVLMAVFIGVCKHASKKFKNKRSVSTISLMSWFSEPTIETPTPPANTTEDHALQMYRITEKGGVSENAIGQNVPGEAVEEDFAS
- the LOC117328866 gene encoding mucin-5AC-like isoform X2 translates to MILLCLLLFICYVTSSSTDPCQTYDDFLADYKRSPSHTESEYDNAECDATLTEKWYRIDGAAGTDLTNDSGLLQNYVCGTVYQMWMNGNIPEESEGIVDRQICLRTVFSTCQYSFTIQVKNCCSFRVYYLKSAGGCPRAYCVSDTNVTSSDECPNVTTSTETMATDTTSAATTKTITDTTLAATTKTITDTTSATTTKTITDTTSVSATSTDGPITQAETSTTSSTDPCQTYEDFLADYKRSPSHTESEYDNAECDATLTEKWYRIDGAAGTDLTNDSGLLQNYVCGTVYQMWMNGNIPEESEGIVDRQICLRTVFSTCQYSFTIQVKNCCSFRVYYLKSAGGCPHAYCVSDTNVTSSDECPNVTTSTETMATDTTSAATTKTITDTTLAATTKTITDTTSATTTKTITDTTSVSATSTDGPITQAETSTTSSTDPCQTYEDFLADYKRSPSHTESEYDNAECDATLTEKWYRIDGAAGTDLTNDSGLLQNYVCGTVYQMWMNGNIPEESEGIVDRQICLRTVFSTCQYSFTIQVKNCCSFRVYYLKSAGGCPHAYCVSDTNVTTSDECPNVTSDTTSTETMATDTTSAATTKTITDTTLAATTKTITYTTSATTTKTITDTTSASATSTDGPITQAETSTTSSTDPCQTYENFLADYKRSPSHTESEYDNAECDATLTEKWYRIDGDAGTDLTNDSGLLQNYVCGTVYQMWMNGNIPEESEGIVDRQICLRTVFSTCHYSFTIQVKNCCSFRVYYLKSAGGCPHAYCVSDVNLTSLGVCPNTDTTAETTSVRATSTDGPITLTGGSTTTRSNENGAEYTVIKKDKTILIVVLVTLVVVLMAVFIGVCKHASKKFKNKRSVSTISLMSWFSEPTIETPTPPANTTEDHALQMYRITEKGGVSENAIGQNVPGEAVEEDFAS